From Candidatus Sphingomonas colombiensis, one genomic window encodes:
- a CDS encoding DUF3168 domain-containing protein, which yields MRRAPAILSLIPAGSQYPSTVPAKAPFPLTRYGAPIASPFLATGLDSSTIRFTIHSFTKPLYGTGGELIRPAEDQSHHIADAIAQSLGGRTLDVGGHKASIVWIGTNQLQDPAEADLWHAVANFSADVAG from the coding sequence ATGCGTCGCGCGCCCGCGATCCTGTCGCTCATTCCGGCTGGGTCGCAATATCCATCGACCGTGCCCGCGAAGGCCCCCTTCCCGCTCACCCGCTACGGCGCGCCGATCGCGTCGCCGTTCCTCGCTACAGGCCTCGACAGCAGCACGATCCGCTTCACAATTCACAGCTTCACCAAGCCGCTCTACGGTACCGGCGGCGAGTTGATCCGGCCGGCGGAGGATCAGTCGCACCACATCGCGGACGCCATCGCGCAGTCGCTGGGCGGGCGGACACTTGATGTTGGCGGCCACAAGGCGTCTATCGTCTGGATCGGCACGAACCAGCTTCAGGACCCAGCCGAAGCCGACCTTTGGCACGCCGTGGCCAACTTCTCGGCTGACGTGGCGGGGTAG
- a CDS encoding phage tail tube protein codes for MSAPKIIKGQYFDVAVFDPNNPGKPTILCGLTSRNFTHQFNTNDEFIRDCQDPSAVPFRVVNVTGEQFDISGTGLFNRAQGDLLRRIAGRSMKYHFIMSEDAEDPVDGGFYEGNFVCSNIQYGAQDGANVTIQTTFVSDGQVLWYPAPPEDVLDPLSVSPLVAVKSVAWTGTVAGATTGSTITATSSDSTALTVTGTSIAGTFATAGNKTLTITETLVGATNSPKITKIGINVSAA; via the coding sequence ATGTCCGCGCCGAAAATTATCAAAGGCCAGTATTTCGATGTCGCGGTTTTCGATCCGAACAACCCCGGCAAGCCAACCATCCTGTGCGGCCTGACCTCGCGTAATTTCACGCACCAGTTCAATACGAACGACGAGTTCATTCGCGATTGTCAGGACCCGAGTGCAGTGCCGTTCCGTGTCGTGAACGTCACTGGCGAGCAGTTCGATATTTCCGGCACCGGGCTTTTTAACCGCGCGCAGGGTGATCTTCTGCGCCGCATCGCGGGCCGATCGATGAAGTATCATTTCATCATGTCGGAGGACGCCGAGGACCCGGTCGATGGCGGCTTCTACGAGGGCAATTTCGTCTGCTCCAACATCCAGTACGGCGCTCAGGATGGCGCGAACGTCACGATCCAGACGACCTTCGTCTCCGATGGCCAGGTGCTTTGGTATCCAGCCCCGCCCGAGGACGTGCTTGACCCGCTCTCGGTGTCTCCGCTGGTAGCCGTGAAGTCGGTGGCGTGGACTGGCACTGTCGCAGGCGCCACCACCGGTTCGACCATCACCGCGACCAGCAGCGACAGCACGGCGCTGACCGTCACCGGCACGAGCATCGCGGGCACCTTCGCAACCGCCGGCAACAAGACTCTTACGATCACGGAAACGCTCGTGGGCGCAACCAATTCGCCGAAAATCACGAAAATCGGCATCAACGTCTCGGCGGCATAA
- a CDS encoding gene transfer agent family protein, with protein sequence MQTWVDLKFADGEYRFFLGPAQIHELEKKCDAGIGRIYGRTLAGRYGLNEGDILPEQADYRFAELIEVLRQALIGGGHCVVDGVAASVSSIRANELIQRYVLSQDDRIAMRTLWALAAGILSALIEGYDPDPKAEPADEPATSTNGSTTRARSRTQQ encoded by the coding sequence GTGCAAACGTGGGTCGATCTCAAGTTCGCGGATGGCGAATACCGGTTCTTCCTCGGGCCGGCGCAAATCCACGAACTTGAGAAGAAGTGCGACGCCGGAATCGGGCGCATCTACGGCCGGACGTTGGCAGGTCGATACGGCTTGAACGAAGGCGACATTCTGCCCGAACAGGCGGACTATCGCTTTGCCGAGTTGATCGAGGTTCTCCGGCAGGCCCTCATCGGCGGTGGTCATTGTGTCGTCGATGGCGTCGCCGCGTCGGTGTCGTCGATCCGTGCCAACGAACTGATCCAGCGCTATGTGCTGTCGCAGGACGATCGCATTGCGATGCGAACGCTATGGGCGCTCGCGGCCGGTATCCTCTCCGCGTTGATCGAGGGGTACGACCCCGACCCAAAAGCCGAGCCGGCCGACGAGCCGGCGACCTCGACCAACGGTTCGACTACGCGGGCGCGCTCACGAACGCAGCAATGA
- a CDS encoding HigA family addiction module antitoxin, whose translation MAIKIHPSVHVHPGPWLKRQFVEPYAVNVKALAAHFGVSRQALSNLLHGHAALTADMAIRFEKAFGVKADTLMRMQTAYELAQARAHEGDIHVARLEMAA comes from the coding sequence ATGGCTATCAAGATTCACCCCTCGGTCCACGTCCATCCCGGCCCGTGGCTCAAGCGCCAGTTCGTTGAGCCTTATGCCGTGAACGTGAAGGCGCTGGCTGCGCATTTCGGTGTCTCGCGGCAGGCGCTCAGCAACCTTCTTCACGGGCACGCGGCCTTGACGGCGGACATGGCGATCCGGTTCGAGAAGGCGTTCGGCGTCAAGGCGGACACGCTCATGCGGATGCAAACCGCCTATGAACTGGCGCAGGCTCGCGCGCATGAGGGCGATATCCACGTCGCGCGGCTGGAGATGGCCGCGTGA
- a CDS encoding type II toxin-antitoxin system RelE/ParE family toxin encodes MEIESIRDKALRKLVENGSTKGVIEPERVLDMVAFIAAASAFDELATPPNFGFHALTGDRKGTFAMTVTRNWRLAFTKIDDATIGDLDLEDYH; translated from the coding sequence ATGGAAATCGAGAGCATCCGGGACAAGGCGCTGCGCAAGCTCGTCGAGAACGGCTCGACGAAAGGCGTAATCGAGCCTGAGCGGGTGTTGGATATGGTCGCCTTCATCGCCGCGGCTTCCGCGTTCGACGAATTGGCAACCCCGCCGAACTTCGGCTTCCATGCGCTGACCGGCGACCGCAAGGGCACCTTTGCGATGACGGTCACGCGGAACTGGCGTTTGGCATTCACCAAGATCGACGACGCGACAATCGGCGACCTTGATCTGGAGGATTATCACTGA
- a CDS encoding acyltransferase, protein MTFSLDGEGRDRHIRGMKNPFDPGFYNSEELRGFGFARVGENVQVSKDCTIIGLENIELGDHSRIDSGVHIIATSGKLILHGRNHIGGGSHLCVGADLTFGRFSGCSQGVRIYTASDDYTGRWMTGPCAPSSLRGGRCEPIVIGRHCVIGSGSVILPGCDLGDGVSVGALSLVTKPLESWGIYHGNPARRIKARSKRVLELEALIAERLVA, encoded by the coding sequence ATGACATTTTCGCTGGACGGGGAGGGCCGAGACCGGCACATTCGGGGAATGAAAAACCCGTTTGATCCGGGGTTTTACAACTCCGAGGAACTGCGCGGCTTTGGCTTTGCGCGTGTCGGCGAGAATGTGCAGGTCTCCAAGGATTGCACGATCATCGGCCTCGAGAATATCGAACTGGGAGACCACAGTCGGATTGACAGCGGCGTCCATATCATCGCCACGAGCGGCAAGCTGATATTGCATGGCCGAAACCATATCGGGGGCGGGAGCCACCTGTGCGTTGGTGCGGATCTTACCTTCGGCCGATTCTCCGGCTGCTCGCAGGGTGTCCGTATTTACACCGCCAGCGACGACTATACCGGGCGCTGGATGACAGGGCCGTGCGCTCCTTCCTCGCTTCGCGGAGGCAGATGCGAACCAATAGTGATTGGCCGCCATTGCGTTATTGGATCGGGTTCGGTGATCCTTCCGGGCTGCGATCTTGGAGATGGCGTCTCGGTCGGCGCGCTCAGCCTCGTGACAAAGCCACTCGAAAGCTGGGGAATCTATCACGGGAACCCCGCGCGTCGCATCAAGGCTCGCAGCAAGCGCGTCCTGGAACTGGAAGCCCTCATCGCTGAGCGACTGGTTGCCTAA
- a CDS encoding glycosyl hydrolase 108 family protein — translation MTINGVIEDVLAHEGGYVNNPNDTGGVTNFGITEKVARANGFTGDMRAMTRDFARGVYMKQYVIAPGFDKVGALSMSVAAEMVDTGVNMGPSVAGRFLQRALSLLTDKTLVQDGMIGPASLAALKDFLTRRGAEGEKRLVWLLNAFQGTRYAELAEGRPQNRTFFFGWLARLLPA, via the coding sequence ATGACGATCAACGGCGTGATCGAGGACGTGCTTGCCCATGAGGGCGGGTATGTGAACAATCCGAACGACACCGGCGGGGTGACCAACTTCGGCATCACCGAGAAGGTCGCCCGCGCGAACGGTTTCACCGGCGACATGCGGGCGATGACGCGGGACTTCGCGCGCGGCGTCTACATGAAGCAGTACGTCATCGCGCCGGGGTTCGATAAGGTCGGCGCGTTGTCGATGTCCGTTGCTGCCGAGATGGTGGACACCGGCGTCAACATGGGGCCCTCGGTCGCTGGGCGGTTCCTGCAGCGCGCGCTGAGTCTGTTGACCGACAAGACCCTTGTGCAGGACGGGATGATCGGCCCGGCGTCGCTGGCCGCGCTCAAGGACTTCCTGACGCGGCGCGGTGCGGAGGGCGAAAAGCGCCTAGTCTGGCTGCTCAACGCGTTTCAGGGGACGCGCTACGCCGAGCTCGCGGAAGGCCGGCCACAGAACCGGACATTCTTCTTCGGGTGGCTGGCGCGGCTGCTACCCGCATGA
- a CDS encoding SOS response-associated peptidase family protein codes for MSASQREIAERYGVEPEYPEDEDYPPGELFPERSAFVVREMAGQRTLSTMSWGFPITVPGKRIDKATGKPAMIEKPVTNVRNYTSSFWRSALSNPARRCLVPFTAFSEYGQVRGPDGKLPLHWFTVPSRPIVSFAGVWRPSDKGDLFAFLTCPPNPLVAPIHPKAMPVLLHEDDEERWLACPFDEAIELAQPYPSQLMAVA; via the coding sequence ATGTCCGCGAGCCAGCGCGAGATCGCAGAGCGCTACGGCGTCGAGCCCGAGTATCCTGAGGATGAGGACTATCCGCCGGGCGAGCTATTCCCAGAACGGTCGGCGTTCGTTGTCCGCGAGATGGCCGGACAGCGCACGCTCTCAACAATGTCATGGGGATTCCCGATCACTGTGCCCGGCAAGCGGATCGACAAGGCGACCGGCAAGCCCGCGATGATCGAGAAGCCGGTAACGAACGTCCGCAATTACACGTCGTCGTTCTGGCGATCAGCGCTCTCTAACCCGGCGCGGCGCTGCCTCGTGCCGTTCACCGCTTTCAGCGAATACGGTCAGGTGCGCGGCCCTGATGGTAAATTGCCGCTGCATTGGTTTACCGTGCCCAGCCGGCCGATCGTCAGTTTCGCGGGCGTATGGCGGCCGAGCGATAAGGGCGATCTGTTCGCCTTCCTGACGTGCCCGCCGAACCCCCTGGTCGCGCCGATCCATCCGAAGGCGATGCCGGTGCTGCTGCATGAGGACGACGAAGAACGTTGGCTGGCCTGTCCATTCGATGAGGCGATCGAACTCGCGCAGCCTTATCCGTCGCAGTTGATGGCGGTGGCCTGA
- a CDS encoding GNAT family N-acetyltransferase — protein MQTPITRLTTRSGVQLDIRLAKPGDEFAIDQFFDQLSPEDRRFRFLATASRVGRALIETMTRQDGRDATYLVSDTESVAMIALAMLCFDSSGQRAEVAIAVRSDRKDQGIGWELMRFAMDQARTHGVQWVEAIESRDNIAAVDLERELGLTVEPLEGEPTLVKVSRKLTAAG, from the coding sequence ATGCAGACGCCTATCACCCGATTGACCACGCGATCCGGCGTGCAGCTGGATATCCGTCTGGCCAAACCGGGCGACGAATTCGCGATCGATCAGTTCTTCGACCAGCTTTCACCCGAGGACCGGCGTTTCCGCTTCCTCGCGACCGCAAGTCGCGTGGGCCGCGCGTTGATCGAAACCATGACGCGTCAGGATGGCCGCGACGCCACTTATCTTGTGAGTGACACCGAAAGCGTGGCGATGATCGCATTGGCGATGCTGTGTTTCGACTCAAGCGGCCAACGCGCCGAAGTCGCCATCGCCGTACGCAGCGATCGCAAGGATCAGGGGATCGGCTGGGAACTGATGCGCTTCGCGATGGATCAGGCGCGAACCCATGGCGTGCAGTGGGTGGAAGCGATCGAATCGCGTGACAATATCGCCGCCGTCGATCTTGAGCGCGAATTGGGGCTCACTGTCGAGCCACTCGAAGGCGAGCCCACGCTTGTTAAGGTCAGCCGGAAGCTCACCGCCGCCGGCTGA
- a CDS encoding superoxide dismutase family protein: protein MRVMVVMAGALALAACNEGKMETGAPLAGGAHAVAMLKSATGADVGRATATEVAGGLRVTVDAKGLPPGTHGAHVHTTGRCDPPDFASAGGHWNPTGMKHGSMNPQGPHEGDLPNLVIDTGGRGTVALTIPGATMAGLLDADGAALVIHANADDLMTDPAGNSGARIACGVFQAG from the coding sequence ATGCGTGTGATGGTGGTGATGGCGGGAGCGCTGGCGCTGGCCGCATGCAATGAGGGCAAGATGGAAACCGGCGCACCGCTCGCCGGGGGTGCCCATGCGGTGGCGATGCTCAAATCGGCGACGGGGGCCGATGTGGGCCGCGCGACGGCGACCGAAGTGGCTGGCGGTTTGCGCGTGACGGTGGATGCGAAGGGGCTGCCTCCCGGCACGCACGGTGCACATGTTCACACCACGGGCCGCTGCGACCCGCCTGATTTTGCCAGTGCCGGTGGCCATTGGAACCCGACCGGCATGAAGCACGGCTCGATGAATCCGCAGGGCCCGCATGAGGGCGATTTGCCCAATTTAGTGATCGACACTGGCGGGCGCGGAACGGTGGCGCTGACGATCCCGGGCGCGACCATGGCTGGCCTGCTTGATGCCGACGGCGCGGCGCTAGTGATTCATGCCAATGCGGATGATTTGATGACTGACCCCGCCGGCAATAGCGGCGCGCGGATCGCGTGCGGCGTGTTTCAGGCCGGCTGA
- a CDS encoding CDP-alcohol phosphatidyltransferase family protein — MESNEMTARVTGKPRELQGFLNHTIYHPAARRLAAALARTPVTPNMVSVFGAMMVCATGVLYALIDTPLAIVIGFALHLLWHVVDGADGDLARMTGRASPFGEVVDGLCDYGGHVVLYLLLGYALQQTVGPWVWVIVVGAGASRIVQSVFAESSRRTYQWWVYGVPWIQHNRTAPSGAGGTLARLYLKVSRAVTGPTERINALVMSAEADPPARQRIARLAKESGRRTLLLPAILGANPRTILLGLSMIAGSSIWFFLIELTVLNAVLLVAIVQQRANCRRLVQLIARGRD; from the coding sequence TTGGAATCGAACGAAATGACGGCGCGCGTGACTGGAAAGCCGCGTGAATTGCAGGGGTTCCTGAACCACACAATCTATCATCCGGCCGCGCGCCGACTCGCGGCGGCACTCGCTCGGACACCGGTCACACCGAACATGGTTTCGGTATTCGGGGCGATGATGGTGTGCGCCACTGGGGTGCTCTACGCGCTGATCGATACCCCGCTTGCGATCGTAATCGGCTTTGCGTTGCATCTGTTATGGCATGTCGTCGACGGCGCTGATGGCGATCTCGCGCGGATGACCGGTCGGGCCAGCCCATTCGGTGAGGTCGTGGATGGGTTGTGTGATTATGGCGGCCATGTGGTGCTCTACCTGCTGCTCGGCTACGCGCTGCAACAGACGGTTGGGCCGTGGGTATGGGTGATCGTGGTTGGTGCCGGCGCGTCGCGCATCGTCCAGTCGGTATTCGCCGAAAGCTCGCGCCGTACCTATCAATGGTGGGTCTATGGCGTGCCATGGATCCAGCACAATCGTACCGCGCCAAGCGGCGCTGGCGGAACGCTTGCACGCCTCTACCTTAAGGTGTCCCGCGCGGTGACCGGCCCTACTGAACGCATCAACGCGCTGGTTATGAGTGCGGAAGCTGATCCACCGGCGCGCCAGCGTATCGCCCGGCTCGCGAAGGAATCGGGGCGCCGGACATTATTGCTGCCTGCGATTCTCGGCGCCAACCCGCGCACGATCCTGCTCGGCCTCAGTATGATCGCGGGCTCGTCGATCTGGTTTTTCCTGATCGAACTGACTGTGCTGAACGCCGTGCTGCTCGTCGCGATCGTACAGCAGCGCGCCAATTGCCGTCGTCTCGTGCAGTTGATCGCGCGCGGAAGGGATTGA